The DNA region AAGTGAAAATCCTATATATGTCATGCTTGCTTTACATGATATCATCATtcatctttttccattttttgagGACATGAAGGAAAGAAAGATTACAAAAGGCAAATCATTAGTCACCTCGTTCTTATTTCTTTGTCGTTCGAATCGTTTCTAGGTAGCAGTGGCTGCCATTTCCATTCTCACAATAGAGCCGCTTGAAGGACAAGGAAGAGATATGTAGAGGAAAATGGGTTGGTGGAGTACGGATTAGGCTTGAATGTTTGTTAGTAGCTGGAACAGACGGTTATTAGATGTGTAGCTTCTAGCTTTTTTGTCCAATCTTATTTGAAAAGACTAAGAGTTGAGAATGAAGAAGTGAAGGGAATTTAGGGTatgttttctctttttatttctatttttttctccCTAACATTAAAACGACGGAGTTTCAAGGGGTTTTAAAAACTGGCTCGTTGCTTATTCGGTTCGACTGACTAAGTTTTATAAAGTCCTTTATGGATGCCTTTTTAAAAGGAGAGTGTGAGGGGTTGTGCCATCATCCCTACCATCAAGAATAAAAATGTGAAGATCAGAGTGTCAAAATAAACAATATTAACAAGCGGATTGATTCGGATGATACAGATGATATTAAAGCTAGTACCCGAATCGATATGCCAATGAGGACAATAGACCCAATTAATGGTAGAATGTAAAGTCTCACATTAGTTAGAGAGAGGACCAAAATATGCCTTATAAGAGTTTGGATACCTCTCCCTTATGGATGCGTTTTGATGGCTAGGTAGGGGGCTTGCCATCATCCCTACCATAAGAACAAAATTGTGAGGGCTAGAATGCAAAAACAAACAATATCTATAAGCGGGTTGACTGGGATGATACAGATGATATGAGAGTCAGTGTTCGAATCGATGTGTCAAATGACGACGTTGGGGCTAATTAGAGGGTGAAATATAAAGTCTCACGTTGGTTGAAGAAGGAACAAAACATactttataagggtgtggatatctCCTCCTTGTAGACGCATTTTGATTAGTGAGTGTGGTGATTTTTCCATCATCCATATCGTTAAGAACAAAACTGTGAGGGCCAAAGTGCCAAAACAGACAATATCCACAAGCAGATTGATTGTGATGTTTTAGATGATATTAGAGTCAGTACACAAATTGATGTAACAACAAAGACATTGGACCAAATTAGAGGGTGAAATAAAATGTTCCACATCATTCTAGATCTATTCCATGATATTACTTTCCTCCTTTTTTTACTAGATCTATTAtggtgatatattttttttatctaatgatATTATTTAGATTTATTGTTTGAATATATAATGCACATGATGTTtaaatatgtatgtaaatatgttGATTTTAGTTCTGATGAATAAAAGTAACCTTTTTTTTAGTTTGGACCCGGATTTAAATCCGGTGTAGAGTCAATGAAAAAGTGGTCTAAAGTATGAAAATTTTGTAGATTTAAGActgaatttaaatttcaaatataaaTTCGGTCATAATTTATTGTTGGATCTAGATCAAGTCAAACCTAATTACACCCGAGTTGCAAATACGCCTAAAAGAGATGAAGACACCAGATCTATGATGGATGATATCTTTGGGGGACGCTCTAGTGTACAAATTAAAGTTGGGGAAGGTGTATAGAGATTTTGTTTTTTGTGCCTGGAGGGAGGACACGTGAGACATTCGGTTTATAACAGAACAGGCTTTCAGGGTGTGGGATTTGGTGTAGGCTTAGAAGGGGGGAGCCTAACCGATACTATTCATTAGCGAGAGATATGGAATGAGGGTTGGATTGATGGGTGGGTTATTGTGGCTGTGGGCTTTGGAAGAAAAAGGTTTTGGGGCCAATTTCCAAAAAAATATTGATGGGTTATTGTGGGATAAACGATGAATTGTTTAGCCTGTCGAAGATGGTCAGGGAAACACTCTGCAGCCCTAATTTCGTGTCTGCTTTGTACGTAGCAAACCCTAATGGTAGGTTGTGGCCGCCCACTTTGTACGTAGCAAACTCGGCTGTCGCGTCTGCTTCCCAGATTTGAAGAGTGGTCGTGGCTGCCGGCGGATGCGCATGTCTGGACGCCGTGTCGTAGTCGCCGCGGAGATTGGTGTACTAGTATCCCCGCGGTGAAGGTGTGTTGCAGCCATTGTGTCCAATGTTGAACGTGGGTGCGTGTGATCTGAAGCCCATGGTAGGTTCGGTTCCTTGCACGACGTCCCCAGGCTAAAGGGTATTTTGCGCCCTCTGATTTAGAGGTCTGGCCGGCGATTGTGCTCCCGACTATTCAGGTTTGTGTTCTCTAGCTCGGTTGCAGTTCTTGATCGTACGCAAGTTGTATCTATTTGTTGCGTTGAGGTCAGCTTGTGATGTTAGTTGAGATGGTAAGGTGAATAAATTGTGTGCAAACGTTTTGTGAACTTTTCCCGGTGGCAATCGCTATTAGAAGAACAATTTCTGTAGTCGTGCTTGCAAATAGTGGTCTAGAGTGGTTGTTGGGGGGTTTAGTGTGGGATTTAAATTTGTAAGTGCCATGTTAACCTCCATGATGTTGAAATTTGAAGGGAAGATCTCATCCTGAGGGAAACAGATGTCTCGGTCAAATGATGTAGTTGATTGTACATGAGACATTCAAGTGTTGTCCATTGCAGTGGTGTGTGTGCATGGTTGGTTGGTTTTTTAAAATCTGGACCATAATTTGACTAGAACTTTCATGGGCGGAGTAATTGACAGTAATTTGTTGCACGCTTTCAGGTTTTCAGGTTAGAACTGTGAACCATAACTCCGATGGATTTCAATCGGATGTTCGGAGTCGAAGCGGAAGACTCGGATGAGAATAACTCTGATGGATATTGTGGCCGTTATTATGCCAGTGATGAAGAAGGTGACGAGGATGAAGGGTGGTGAGGGCGGCGGTGGTCAGGAAGGTGACCCAACAGGTCGCAGAGATGATGAAAATGGTAATTTCTCAGGTGGTGCCAGTAATGCAGGGGATGATGGGGACAGTCGTCCAGTTGACGCAGAGGATTTCCTGGGCATAGAGTTTGCTGGGGGAGGAGGATGCCTTTGTTGCATACAAGATGTTTGCTAGAATGAGGGGATTTGGGGTCTGCAAGGGCGATGTGGTGTGTGTTGATGGGGTTTTGGTCAGGAGAGACTTATTTTGCCACCAACAAGGCACAAGACATCCTAAGCACTATGACCGTCCTGAGTGAGTTAGGGAGGAGAGGTTGGAGAGTCGAACCGACTGCAAGGCGAAGTTCAAGATTTACTATGATGTGCAACGCAGTGTGTGGAAGGTCAGGACCATCTTCGATGAGCACAACCACGAGCTTGCTCCGGCCATGTTTTACCACCTCCTGCCTAGCCATCAGAAGATGAGTAGTGGCGACAAAGCGCAAGTTGATAGCATGAAGCAGTTTGGATACCAATGTCGAAGATAATGGCTTACATGGCTGGTCAATCTGGAGGGTATGGAATGCTGCAATTTACAAAGCGTGATTTGTATAATTACGTACATGGACAAAGGCTTGCCCGAATCAATAATGGCGATGCTACTGCAATGATCAGTTACTTGGAGGGCAAGGCCAATGCCAACATGATGACGGTCGACGTTACACCCGAACTGCCGATAATCAAGTGGGGAGCCTTTTCTGGGCCAATGGTAAAATGATGTCGGACTATCAGATATTTGGTGACGTTCTGACTTTTGATTCGATGTATCGGTCTAATAAGTACAAGAAACCGCACTATAATAAACAAGGCTTTTCGCAACGGTCAAAAACCATTGCCGTAGATTGAAAAACCGTTCCCAAAACTTTAGGCAACGCTTTGGCAACGatttttgacctgtggtatatgcggccgttaccaatgctcaaaggcaacggttttttacctaaggcaaTGGTAACAGAAAAACCGTTGCCACAGTTAGTGGCATAGACAACGGTTTTGACGGAAAGttttagacaacggttttgaTCCGTTACTCAATAAGCAACGGTTTCGAACTGTTCCTATTAACATGACAACGGTTTAAAACCGTAACTGgataggcaacggttttaaactgttgTGGTTTTATTATTCACATAGCCAACGGTTTTAAACCGTTACCGTTGGCTCCAGGTTTCGGCAACGGTTTTAAAACCGTTGCCAGTTTATAGCCATCTAGGACAACAGTTTTAAAGTGTTACTGTTGATGTCATTTTCGGCAACTATTTTAATTCTATTGCCATTTTATAGTCATCTAAAACAACAGTTTTAAAGCGTTACATTTGGAGTCGtgttttggcaacggttttaacaCCATTGCCATTTTATAGTCATCTAAAACAACGGTTTTAAAGTGTTACCTTTGGAGTCGtgttttggcaacggttttaacaCCATTGTCTTTTGTAACTATTGACAATGATTTTTttgtgatatataattttttatttagttttctcgTGAATGacattaattttagttttttttaaattatttaatgccaataaataatctaaactatttgaattaagtcactaaagaaaaaaaaaattgaacatttCCCATCAaatttaacttataaaaattgtTGCAAGATCCACAATATCATCTAAGtttgcaaaaaatataataataaaagaaagttgAAATAGTTAAGTAGCAAATAGTCATCATGTCCACAAGTTCATGACTTTTACTCTGTAACATTTGCTTTTAAAAAGTTGACCTTAATCAAGTTCGATTTCCCCTTCAACATAGTTTTTCTCTTCATGCGCATCATTGTTCGGATTCCCTAAAGTGCTTCCTAATTGAGCAGCTAACATGTCAAGGTCCACTCCTGAGCTTTTTTGTTGCAGCATTATTTTAACAAGCGATTTAAGTTCATATACTTCTTTTTGCATCACATCAACCTTATTCTCTAATGTTGCTTTCTCAGTTGCATGTTGCTGCTTAAGGGTGGcaattttctcatttttcttcaaCAAAGTTGGTGTGGTAACTCTTCCGTGACATTGCACTCTCCCTGCCTTCTCTTTCCCAAATATGGATTGGAAAGCTCTAATTACTGATTCTTTAGACTTTTTATTCTCAGCTTGCAAATGTGCCTATATTAATgtgaagaaaaataatagtaataaaataaGAGTAAATACACAATTGGACTACAGGCATATATCATTTGAcaacatcaaaataaataatagagaTTAAAAATAATGTCAAGATTCTTTAACTCAACGCAAGCATAAAAGTAACCACAAGTGATGGACAAATTGCCAAGACATAAGAAATCCATAACCTATTTTAACCAAATTAACTCCTAATTAATACTTACGATAACATCCAGAGTGTCTTCATCCAATGATTTTCCCTTTGTGCTTTGGCGAGTCTCAACAAACATTTCTGCTTGAGTAGGTGGTTCATTATTTTCCTTAGAAGCAGCCTATAAGTCCAAttcaaataacatatatatagagtTAAAAGGCACACCACACATACACATacaaattcacaaaaaaaattaaaaattgtacCAATCTTGCACGTATGCTTGCAAAATTTATTGGTCCCTTTCGATGCCTAAATTTCTGTTGTGCCATATTTTTCTTATTATGCGCAGACATTTTCTACATAACAAGAGACAAGTATTATCAACAAATCATCATACTTCACTCATATGCGTATATAATATAATTTCATAAACAATTACACTAAGTTTCACATGTCTTACCTTAATTTTCTCAGTTCTCCAATAAGCAATTAACTTGCGAAAATGACTCTCAAGTATGCTTTTAGGACGATTTTTCAGCATCTCATTAACACATTTGTATGGCAGAAAATGAGTTTGCTTTATTGTAGTCTTATACCTTCTCCAGTTGTCATTGATACGAGCAAGGACCATCCCCTTTCCTTCAGTTGGAATAATGAATTTAGCCTATAAAACACAATTATTATTTGCTAGTAAGAATAAAATACATGTGTACATTTTCAGATACTTTCTAAAAGAAACAAGACTAAAATTCTCACTTGAACATATTCCCAAATGGCTTCTTtatctttaattccctttcaatTTGTGTAAATTAATGGACAAAAATATGAATTCCTTGCCACTGTGCCAAAAAATTTGCTCAAGTTGTTTACAACTTCATCAGTTGGACCAATTGCCTCTCCTTCACTATCTAGAGTAATTTCTTCTCTATCTTTCAGCTGTCTTGCATGAATCTTCAAGCATTGTGTAAGTCCTCGTGTTTTCTTCACTGTTGTCTCTatacaaaaatactaattatatatgaCATTTCTAGAAATTACCAAATTCAATTCacaaattggaattcaattaacacAAATTattagaaatttcggcagcattctGGCATTAAATATGACATTTCTGAATTTAACAAATTaacccatatgaactcactaaaaccaaatcagtacaaacagcaaaatcaacccatatgaacttactaaaaccaaatcagcactgATCAAGCTCAATTTATATGAATTAAATGGCAGCAAGCAAAAATGGCAATCAGCAgcaatataaaaattagcataataagccattaacaaggataaaacaGCACGCACTATACAATTTGAAACCGTTCATTTCAGGCATCAGCAGCAACCAAAAAGGTCAACCTAAATACTTCCAAATGATCTATTGTATCATTTTCAACAACTTTTTGGCACAAGAAACGAAAGAATGAACCTAGATAAATTAAAGGGCCAGCTACTTGATTCTGTATTGTGTATTTTATTAGCTACTTGCAACAAATAATGCAACATAAAATGAGCATCATGACTTTTGTAGCCTGATATCTTTTTCTCAACAACATGAACACACCGAGAAATATTTGAGGCACTACCAGATGGCAATTTTACTAACTTCAAAATATCACAAAAAATTGTTTTTTCTTGATTAGTAAGGTTAAAACAAGCCTTAGTAGTTTTTGCTTTCTTGCCACCATCTATCTCCTTTGGTTGAAGTTTTTTTCTTATGCCCATATCTTTGAGATCGTAACGAGCATTTGCATGATCTTTGGACTTTCCTGGAACGTCTAATAAAGTTCCAATTATGTTATCACATATGTTTTTCTCGATATGCATAACATCAAGACAATGGCGCAATGTATTTTGCTTCCAATATGGCAACTCAAAGAAAATGGACCTTTTCTTCCATGGaccatcaattttatttttttgcttctttCCAAATACATTGTCAAAatctttcaaatcttcaaaaatttgTTCCCCATCTAATAAAGCTGGGGAAGACCTCAATTCAACATCGCCATTGAAAGATCTTTTGTCCATCCTATATGGATGATCCATAGCCAAAAATTTATGGTGATCCATGTAGCACATCTTCCGGCTATGTTTTAAATAACAAGAGGAGGTGTCATAATTACAGCAAGGACATGCTAACTTTTCCTTTGTGCTCCAACCGGATAACATAGCATAAGCTGGAAAGTCACTTATGTTCCATAAAACTGCTGCATGTAGTTGAAAAGTTTGATTCTTTGAAGCATCATATTTTTCCACTCCAACTTCCGATAAAACCTTCAACTCTTCAATTAATGGCTGAAGATACACATCAATGCTTTTTCCAGGCGAACATGATCCAGGGATGAGCAAGGACATCATGACATACTCTGATTTCATGCAACACCATGGAGGAAGATTATATGCGACCAAAACTACCGGCCATGTACTATGGGAGATGCTCATGGTTCTAAATAGATTAAATCCATCGCTAGCTAACCCTAATCTTATGTTACGAGATTCTTTAGCAAAATCGGGATGAAGCCTGTCAAAGTCTTTCCATGATTGGCCATCAGCTGGGTGTCTTAACTTTCCATCCTTTGAACGATATTCATTGTGCCACCTTAATGATTCAGCTGTTTTGGAACACAGGAATAGCTTCTTAAGCCTTGGAATCAAGGGAAAATGCCTTAAAACCTTCGCAGGCACAGGTTTTTTCTTCAACTTATCAACTTTTATATCTACCTCAACATTTTCTATGTACCTGGAAGCTCCACAAATTGAACAAAATTCATCATCTTCATATGTATCCCGGAACAGAACACAATCGTTGGGACAAGCATGAATTTTATTATAACCAAGTCCTAAATCT from Arachis hypogaea cultivar Tifrunner chromosome 10, arahy.Tifrunner.gnm2.J5K5, whole genome shotgun sequence includes:
- the LOC112715064 gene encoding uncharacterized protein isoform X2; this translates as MVLARINDNWRRYKTTIKQTHFLPYKCVNEMLKNRPKSILESHFRKLIAYWRTEKIKKMSAHNKKNMAQQKFRHRKGPINFASIRARLAASKENNEPPTQAEMFVETRQSTKGKSLDEDTLDVIAHLQAENKKSKESVIRAFQSIFGKEKAGRVQCHGRVTTPTLLKKNEKIATLKQQHATEKATLENKVDVMQKEVYELKSLVKIMLQQKSSGVDLDMLAAQLGSTLGNPNNDAHEEKNYVEGEIELD
- the LOC112715064 gene encoding uncharacterized protein isoform X1, which translates into the protein MVKDLGLGYNKIHACPNDCVLFRDTYEDDEFCSICGASRYIENVEVDIKVDKLKKKPVPAKVLRHFPLIPRLKKLFLCSKTAESLRWHNEYRSKDGKLRHPADGQSWKDFDRLHPDFAKESRNIRLGLASDGFNLFRTMSISHSTWPVVLVAYNLPPWCCMKSEYVMMSLLIPGSCSPGKSIDVYLQPLIEELKVLSEVGVEKYDASKNQTFQLHAAVLWNISDFPAYAMLSGWSTKEKLACPCCNYDTSSCYLKHSRKMCYMDHHKFLAMDHPYRMDKRSFNGDVELRSSPALLDGEQIFEDLKDFDNVFGKKQKNKIDGPWKKRSIFFELPYWKQNTLRHCLDVMHIEKNICDNIIGTLLDVPGKSKDHANARYDLKDMGIRKKLQPKEIDGGKKAKTTKACFNLTNQEKTIFCDILKLVKLPSGSASNISRCVHVVEKKISGYKSHDAHFMLHYLLQVANKIHNTESSSWPFNLSRFILSFLVPKSC